From the Paucidesulfovibrio gracilis DSM 16080 genome, one window contains:
- a CDS encoding energy-coupling factor ABC transporter ATP-binding protein — translation MKEIIQLNGITSGYPGRQDILRELDFTLRPGQRIGLIGPNGCGKSTLLHTIMGLVPIRSGTIRLFGRQVNTEAEFHDARLRLGFLFQHADDQLFSPSVLEDVAFGPLNQGLGRREALDKAMATITRLGLEGFEDRVPYKLSGGEKKLAALATILVMEPDALLLDEPTTGLDKDTKQRILTILQGLDIACLVVSHEPDFLAEATDTLVALRDGQVVRSEAHAHTHVHIHEGGEEPHLHD, via the coding sequence ATGAAAGAAATCATTCAACTGAACGGCATCACCAGCGGCTACCCTGGTCGACAGGACATTTTGCGCGAACTGGACTTCACGCTCCGCCCTGGACAACGCATCGGGCTGATCGGTCCCAACGGCTGCGGCAAAAGCACGCTGCTGCACACCATCATGGGGCTGGTCCCCATTCGCTCAGGGACAATCCGGCTCTTTGGCCGACAGGTCAACACCGAGGCCGAATTTCACGATGCCAGACTCCGTCTTGGCTTCCTTTTTCAACATGCCGACGACCAGCTGTTCAGCCCCAGTGTTTTGGAAGATGTGGCCTTTGGCCCTCTTAATCAGGGGCTGGGACGACGCGAAGCACTGGACAAGGCCATGGCAACCATCACACGGCTGGGTTTGGAAGGATTCGAAGACCGGGTACCCTACAAGCTATCAGGCGGTGAAAAAAAATTGGCGGCCCTGGCCACCATTCTTGTCATGGAACCGGATGCGCTTTTGCTTGACGAACCAACAACCGGGCTGGACAAGGATACAAAGCAACGAATTCTGACCATCCTCCAGGGATTGGACATCGCCTGCCTCGTTGTGTCGCATGAACCTGATTTTCTTGCCGAAGCTACGGATACACTCGTCGCCCTGCGCGACGGTCAAGTGGTTCGAAGCGAAGCGCACGCCCATACCCATGTTCACATTCACGAAGGGGGCGAGGAACCGCACCTGCACGACTGA
- a CDS encoding ABC transporter ATP-binding protein translates to MLTIRNLQKQYVVRGGLLRTKQGVVHAVNDLHLHVRHGETLGLVGESGCGKSTLARLILGLETPTSGEIILKNIPLEQWQGQHLRRTVQMIFQDPYSSLNPRWTVGSIVREPLDILGRHPLEQRRKKTREMLSRVGLGQDDMARYPHEFSGGQRQRVAIARALAPEPELVVCDEPVSALDVSIRAQVLNLLHSLQKDMGLTYLFISHDLSVISHLCDRVAVMYLGSVVELAPRQSFFKTPRHPYSAALLTAVPIPDPSIPPQEMPLTGELPSPLSPPQGCPFHPRCPQAMDICSRQKPTFREIQPGHHVACWLYEATTQDKRNMS, encoded by the coding sequence ATGCTCACCATTCGCAACCTGCAAAAACAATACGTCGTGCGCGGCGGGCTACTCCGTACGAAACAAGGAGTGGTCCATGCCGTGAACGACCTTCATTTGCATGTACGGCACGGCGAGACACTGGGACTGGTCGGAGAATCAGGCTGCGGGAAATCCACCTTGGCTCGACTCATTCTCGGTCTCGAGACCCCCACCTCCGGCGAGATCATCCTTAAAAACATCCCACTGGAGCAGTGGCAGGGGCAGCACCTGCGCCGAACCGTGCAGATGATTTTTCAAGACCCATACTCCTCTCTCAACCCACGCTGGACGGTCGGCTCCATCGTGCGGGAACCGCTTGATATTCTCGGCCGGCATCCTTTGGAGCAGCGACGAAAAAAAACAAGGGAAATGCTCTCTCGCGTGGGACTAGGCCAAGACGACATGGCACGCTATCCGCATGAATTTTCCGGCGGACAGCGCCAAAGAGTGGCCATTGCCCGCGCCCTGGCACCGGAACCCGAACTGGTGGTCTGCGACGAACCCGTTTCCGCCCTTGATGTGTCCATCCGCGCCCAAGTGCTTAACCTGCTGCACTCTCTGCAAAAAGACATGGGGCTGACCTACCTGTTTATTTCCCACGACCTTTCCGTCATCAGCCACCTCTGCGACAGAGTGGCGGTCATGTACCTGGGGAGCGTCGTGGAACTGGCACCGCGACAATCCTTTTTCAAAACGCCAAGACATCCCTACAGTGCGGCACTGCTTACCGCGGTCCCGATTCCCGATCCCTCAATCCCCCCGCAGGAAATGCCCCTCACAGGGGAACTCCCCAGCCCCTTGTCCCCGCCACAGGGCTGCCCGTTTCACCCCCGCTGCCCGCAGGCCATGGACATCTGCTCCCGGCAAAAGCCAACATTCCGGGAAATTCAGCCCGGCCACCATGTTGCCTGCTGGCTATATGAAGCAACCACTCAAGACAAAAGGAACATGTCATGA
- a CDS encoding ABC transporter ATP-binding protein: protein MADTILDIRGLTTRFATPRGVAKALDTVNLAVRQGDALAIVGESGCGKTVLALSILGLIPNPPGRVTGGNAFFQGRDLLQLSDAELQRVRGNKISMIFQEPMTALNPVFRIGRQIAEPLMLHQGMDEAQALERAAELLDQVGIPQAKTRIRAFPHELSGGMRQRVMIAMALACEPDLLFADEPTTALDVTIQAQIMRMLAEQREQTQASGVLISHDLALVAGYSNRVAVMYAGRIVEEATTKELYKTPLHPYTIGLFRSLPRANGHQDHPHRKLVPIPGAVPDIFNRPGGCPFHPRCDKSFTRCQKEKPPLVELDKGHRVRCWLHN from the coding sequence ATGGCTGATACCATTCTGGACATTCGCGGGCTTACCACCCGCTTTGCCACCCCACGCGGCGTGGCAAAGGCGCTTGATACAGTGAACCTCGCCGTGAGGCAAGGTGACGCACTGGCTATCGTAGGCGAATCCGGTTGCGGAAAGACCGTTCTCGCCCTTTCCATCCTGGGTCTTATACCGAACCCGCCCGGCCGCGTCACGGGCGGAAACGCTTTTTTCCAGGGACGCGACCTGCTCCAACTTTCCGATGCAGAACTTCAACGCGTTCGCGGCAACAAAATTTCCATGATCTTTCAGGAACCCATGACCGCCCTAAATCCTGTGTTCCGGATCGGACGCCAGATTGCGGAACCTTTGATGCTACACCAAGGGATGGATGAAGCCCAAGCCTTGGAGCGGGCAGCGGAACTCCTCGACCAAGTCGGTATCCCCCAGGCCAAAACCCGAATTCGGGCTTTTCCCCACGAACTTTCCGGCGGCATGCGGCAACGCGTAATGATTGCCATGGCTCTGGCATGTGAACCAGACCTGCTCTTTGCCGACGAGCCAACTACCGCCCTGGACGTGACCATTCAGGCACAAATCATGCGCATGCTTGCGGAACAACGAGAACAAACCCAAGCCTCCGGCGTACTCATCAGTCACGATCTCGCTCTGGTGGCCGGGTACTCCAACAGGGTCGCGGTAATGTACGCGGGACGCATCGTTGAAGAAGCCACGACCAAAGAATTATACAAAACACCACTCCATCCATACACAATCGGGCTGTTTCGTTCCCTGCCGCGAGCGAATGGTCATCAGGACCATCCTCACCGAAAGTTAGTTCCTATTCCGGGAGCAGTCCCCGACATCTTCAATCGACCCGGCGGATGCCCCTTTCACCCAAGGTGCGACAAGTCCTTTACCCGTTGCCAAAAGGAAAAACCGCCCTTGGTTGAACTGGACAAGGGACACCGAGTCCGCTGCTGGCTTCACAACTGA
- the trmFO gene encoding methylenetetrahydrofolate--tRNA-(uracil(54)-C(5))-methyltransferase (FADH(2)-oxidizing) TrmFO, with translation MSETRNNDMWVAVIGGGLAGCECAYTLSRAGVPVRMFEMKPERFSEAHHNSGLAELVCSNSLRSEEPSTGVGLLKQEMRALHSLVMNVADEVRVPAGKALAVDRERFSSRMTEVVSGEPNIVLVREEIGSLDHASLQGATAVVVAAGPMASESLAEDLQQLVGGERLYFYDAIAPIIASESVDMNKAFWGSRYRPEDTDYLNCPLSEEQYKAFINAMLAAEKVKPREFEQHIHFEGCLPVEEMAERGEMTLAFGPLKPVGLEDPRTGEQPFAVVQLRAENREKTAFNMVGFQTKLTYPEQKRIFRMIPGLENAEFLRLGSIHRNTYVDAPSILDGLELKARPGTYLAGQITGVEGYVESAACGLWLGHLLAARLRGRDLPCPPCETALGGLLAHLGTPPAKRFQPSNVHFGLMPALNRRAPKKKRKELYAARGRDAFAKWLGEVKLFEE, from the coding sequence ATGTCGGAGACACGGAATAACGATATGTGGGTAGCGGTGATCGGGGGCGGACTAGCGGGCTGCGAGTGCGCGTATACCCTTTCCAGGGCCGGTGTGCCGGTCCGGATGTTTGAAATGAAGCCGGAGCGTTTTTCCGAAGCGCACCACAATTCCGGCCTGGCCGAGTTGGTTTGCTCCAATTCTTTGCGTTCGGAGGAGCCGTCAACCGGGGTGGGATTGCTTAAGCAGGAAATGCGGGCACTGCACAGCCTTGTTATGAACGTGGCGGACGAAGTCCGTGTCCCCGCGGGAAAGGCGTTGGCCGTGGATCGTGAACGGTTTTCGTCCCGAATGACCGAGGTGGTTTCGGGTGAGCCGAATATCGTCCTGGTGCGTGAGGAGATCGGCAGTTTGGATCATGCCTCGTTGCAGGGAGCAACTGCCGTGGTGGTTGCTGCCGGTCCCATGGCCTCCGAGTCTCTTGCCGAGGATTTGCAGCAGTTGGTGGGGGGGGAGCGATTGTATTTTTATGACGCCATTGCTCCGATCATTGCCTCTGAATCCGTGGACATGAATAAAGCTTTCTGGGGATCCCGCTACCGCCCGGAGGATACGGATTATCTCAATTGTCCTCTGTCTGAGGAGCAGTACAAGGCTTTCATCAACGCCATGCTTGCGGCAGAGAAAGTCAAACCGCGTGAGTTTGAACAGCATATTCATTTCGAGGGCTGTCTTCCCGTTGAGGAAATGGCAGAACGTGGAGAAATGACCCTGGCTTTTGGTCCGTTGAAGCCTGTTGGATTGGAGGATCCGCGCACCGGAGAGCAGCCGTTCGCCGTGGTGCAGCTCCGCGCCGAAAATCGGGAAAAAACCGCATTCAACATGGTAGGCTTTCAAACCAAGCTGACCTATCCGGAGCAAAAGCGTATTTTTCGGATGATTCCGGGATTGGAAAACGCCGAATTTTTGCGTCTTGGTTCCATTCATCGCAATACGTATGTGGATGCCCCCAGCATATTGGACGGGCTGGAGTTGAAGGCCAGGCCTGGGACGTATCTCGCTGGTCAGATTACCGGGGTGGAGGGGTATGTGGAGTCTGCGGCCTGCGGGTTGTGGCTCGGGCATCTGCTTGCGGCGCGTCTGCGTGGGCGTGATTTGCCGTGTCCGCCGTGTGAAACCGCATTGGGCGGGCTACTTGCTCATTTAGGTACTCCTCCGGCAAAACGCTTCCAGCCTTCCAACGTGCATTTTGGGTTGATGCCTGCTTTGAACCGTCGCGCTCCAAAAAAGAAGCGTAAGGAATTATACGCGGCGCGTGGGCGTGACGCGTTTGCCAAGTGGCTTGGCGAGGTAAAATTGTTTGAAGAATAG
- the cbiQ gene encoding cobalt ECF transporter T component CbiQ has product MSAIEEPFAVGTSPLHRRNPGIKILAALAISLPAATLQHLPMATAGLVLGLVLAVAARLPLRPLVQRMAVVGLFIGFLWIFLPFSLPGKTLFHLGPLTATQEGIQLCLLLTAKSFGIVLTLTALLATMPITSLGQGLQRLGVPQKLCLLLLFTWRYIAVIRQEYLRQHRCVKARGFHPRTNIHTYRTYAWLVAMLFVRSWDRAERVHQAMRCRGFTGTFHSLVRFHRSTADWWLLALAIALGAGLLAGDIALQMGRI; this is encoded by the coding sequence TTGAGTGCCATTGAAGAACCCTTTGCCGTTGGGACATCGCCCCTGCACAGACGGAATCCGGGTATAAAAATCCTGGCCGCTCTGGCCATCAGCCTCCCTGCAGCTACACTGCAACATCTGCCGATGGCCACGGCTGGCCTTGTGCTCGGCCTGGTTCTGGCGGTCGCGGCCCGACTGCCGTTGCGTCCTCTGGTGCAACGTATGGCCGTGGTCGGCCTGTTCATTGGTTTTCTTTGGATATTTCTTCCATTTTCTCTACCGGGGAAAACACTATTTCACCTCGGGCCACTGACGGCCACCCAGGAAGGCATTCAGCTCTGCCTGCTGCTCACTGCCAAAAGCTTCGGCATCGTACTCACACTTACGGCTCTTCTCGCCACCATGCCGATCACCTCGCTGGGCCAAGGCCTGCAACGGCTGGGGGTGCCGCAAAAACTCTGTTTGCTTTTACTCTTCACTTGGCGATACATCGCCGTAATACGGCAAGAATATCTCCGGCAACACCGTTGTGTAAAAGCCCGTGGATTTCACCCGCGCACGAATATTCACACCTACCGAACCTATGCCTGGCTTGTAGCCATGCTTTTCGTCCGCAGCTGGGATCGGGCGGAACGGGTTCACCAGGCCATGCGTTGCAGGGGATTCACGGGAACCTTTCACAGCCTGGTTCGTTTTCATCGTTCGACGGCTGACTGGTGGCTCCTGGCCCTGGCCATTGCACTGGGTGCGGGGCTTTTGGCTGGAGACATTGCTCTGCAAATGGGAAGAATATGA
- a CDS encoding HD domain-containing protein, which produces MISRDDAMQLVSNHSTEPHLIPHALETEAVMRGLAQRLEQDQDLWAITGLLHDLDYSATKDTPERHGMETCTMLEGQLPEEALHAIRAHNGEHTGTQPETLFDFALRCGETVTGLIHANALVRPNGMSGMKAKSLKKKMKEKAFAANVNRENIRECEKIGLELGEFFQIAIAAIAPLAPQVGLEK; this is translated from the coding sequence ATGATCTCTCGCGACGATGCCATGCAACTGGTCAGCAACCACAGCACGGAACCTCATCTGATCCCCCATGCCCTTGAGACGGAAGCCGTGATGCGCGGACTCGCCCAGCGACTGGAACAGGATCAGGATCTTTGGGCCATTACAGGACTGTTGCATGATTTGGACTACTCGGCCACAAAAGACACCCCGGAACGGCACGGCATGGAAACCTGTACTATGCTTGAAGGCCAACTGCCGGAGGAAGCACTCCATGCCATCCGTGCGCACAATGGAGAACACACCGGAACCCAGCCGGAAACCCTTTTCGACTTCGCCCTGCGCTGCGGCGAGACCGTCACCGGACTGATCCACGCCAACGCCCTGGTGCGTCCCAACGGCATGAGCGGCATGAAGGCCAAAAGTCTCAAGAAAAAGATGAAGGAAAAGGCCTTTGCCGCCAATGTGAATCGGGAAAACATCCGGGAATGTGAAAAAATTGGCCTGGAATTAGGGGAATTTTTTCAAATCGCCATTGCAGCCATCGCTCCCCTGGCCCCGCAAGTAGGCTTGGAGAAATAA